The Mustela erminea isolate mMusErm1 chromosome 10, mMusErm1.Pri, whole genome shotgun sequence genomic sequence aaaacaaaacaaaactttataacAGACAGAGCTCCAAATTGGGATATGCTACTTGAAGCAGTTCAGCCTTGtggaataaagaaactgaataaaTTACCATTAAGAAAATCTAAACATTGAGTAGAGAGTTAGATTAGGTTTCCTAAAAGATCTCTCTTAGttctaatgtgtatttttttaaattccattatctttatttaaagatgtttttttctatttattttttgtttgacagagatcataagtaggcaggctggcagagagagaggaagggaagcagactccctgcagagcagagagcccggattttttttttttttttcactagaacTTTATGAAAtcaaatcttgttttttaaatgagccaTTATAGAACTGTTTTGCTCAGTTCTTTAAGAGTATTTGGGCAGgtgaatcataaaatatatttaaaattcttataaggggcgcctgggtggctcagtgggttaagccgctgccttcggctcaggtcatgatctcagggtcctgggatcgagtcccacatcgggctctctgctcggcggggggcctgcttcccttcctctctctctgtgatctcttcccttcccctctcctactgtgatctctctctgtcaaataaataaataaaatctttaaaaaataataataaaaaaaaataaaattcttataagGTTCCAGATCTTATGATATCCTACATTATGATATTTACTTCAGTGATCCTATGcatatttgataaaaatgaagagaacaaaatacaaagtTAATGATATGTCAATATAGATaataaaagattagaaataattatGTTTGTGATACAACCAATGAATTTCTCATCATAACATTGTTTTGTGATTTGTCCTGACATTTTGCCCAATCCAAGATTAATTAAATGATTTCAAGAGGGGGCTGAATACTCTGAAAATGTACTTACCTTCCTGAATTGAGCTTTTTATCAGGAAAGCCTTAAGTATGCAAGTAAGCCACCCTTccagaggaaaattttaaaattctaccaaATTTGAGCCAAATTATTTGAGCCAAATTATTCCTGATAGAATTGTTAACTTCTAGTCCTGCTGCCCCATCTTTtaccatttttgaaaagaatattgACTTGTAATTCTGTCTGGAATAATTATcaactaatttttatttagtatctTAAATTTAGTTATAAATACATTTCCCCTGAAGATAGAGACATTGTAGATTGAATTCATGTGGGTTAATATGAATGGAAGATACCGTTTTTGTTGTGGTTTATGAAGTATAATGTAGATGACTGAGCTCTCAAACTGATAAACCACTTATCCCTTGTAATTATCTGTACTAAGATAAAAGCAGTCGAGTGCTGTGTCAGTTTTTATCACCAGAAATCATAGATCAGTGAGTTCAGAAGTTTAGTCCTTGTTATTGCTACAAGGAAAGTGCTTTTGcagttactcatttatttttttcattgattgaCCACAGAATGCAAAGCACCTTGTCCTCGATGTTCATAAAGTAGTGATTTCACATTGTTCCTGTTGCCCATTAGCGGTCATAAATCAGTTTGGTGAGCCATAGAacagcatgtttttttttctctaattaatAGAATAGAAGCCATCAGAGTGCCTCACGTGTAATGAACATAACgttttgtaaattttttgttCTGTTATATGTATTTAGGCCCTTACTCTCTATATGAATGTATGTAGGTCTTAACTTTGGTGCTTTATCAGACAAGTCTGAAATACACTGTCATAAGAAATGAAAGATGCATGAACAATTTAATGGATTTACAACATACCATAATGTTAGTGTAAATAAGTTTGTACAAGAAAACACTGAAGACCAGTTGGAGGTATACGTGTTAGGAAATGATACGTGGACTGACATTATGCAAGTTGACTTACGTAAGATAGGACTGTGGTGGTTGTCAGACGTTACATGCTGATTTCTTGGgatgcttgttaaaatgcaagttCTGCTGCCCTTAGAGTAATTCAGCAGTCTAGGATGGGGCTCAGGAACTGGAATTTTTAATGAACACGTCAGGTGAATAATGGAGTTCTTCTGGCCACACTTAGAgtcatttatttgtctttaaggATTCTCTCATAGTGGTTAATATTAATTTTAGTCAGGCTCCCTGAACTTGAATTCATGTTCCtctatttataaactttattctTGAAAAATTTCGTTTCATTGTGAATGCTTTTATGTCTCAAAGCCTTATTTAAACTTTCATTGGTAcaaagacactttaaaaatagattactGTTTTACTTCAACATTTGAAGGTTAAGATGAAAACAGATATAAACTTGTCCTTGTTGAAGAAAATGTAAACCCCACAGAActaaaattttggtttttatgGTTTTTCCTATCCACATCTTTTTCAACTAATTTATCAAATTAGTATATTCTTGCTGTAGAGGTACAGCAGAGTGTATAGAGTTTGATTAATGGTTTCAAAATGCATTCCTTTTACAGCTTCGAGATTGTATCCAAAAGACCTTGAATGAGTGGAGTTCCCAAATCAGCCCTGATTTGGTCAGGGTAAGTAAAATGTGAATGAAGAAATTATGTAGGTCAAAAGGAAAATGCAGTAAGCAGGAAATTAATTTCCCCAATTTTGATGGGGAAGTCAAATAGGCAATTAGCACAAAATTCCCTGTAGCTGATTTACTGAGTTGGCTGTCTGACCCAGTATGCTTAAgcataaaacataaaatccaGGGTGTGTCACCAACTCTGCAACTAGACTAGATACCAGGATTCTCTGTGCTTAATTCCCATCACACTTTCTTCACTGTGTTCCAGTTTATATTTGGTCTAATAAAGAAATGACTATTTAACAGTTTTGGTTGTTAAATTGCTTTGGTAGAGTATCATAATAATATACtgactagaaataattttttaatgtcagtttTGAGGGAAACACTGGGTATTTCATTAAGTGTTAATAAATGACTTACCATAAATGTTAATATACAGACCACCTGTCTGCAAACCATTCTTTGGAATCcagctgagccaaaggctcatAACAAATTACGCTGGCTACTTTAAAACTATGGACGAGGGTATGTGCTGGAAGGAGTTGTTGCTGTGGGCATTCTGCAAGTGTAAACTGTATAGCAGCTAGGCAGATGTTGATTAATGTCTTCTAtcagtctctgtttctctgaaatgACCATTTGCCTTTATTTATGCAAGACTGACAAAAGCTTACTAAGCCCTtgatatgtgccaggcattgtaaTGTGCTCAAGAATTATGGGAAAGTCCTCACTGTTTACTTTGTTTCAATCTTGTAAATGTGAGTTAATATAGTTCTGATTTATATGTACTATCATCTTAACATTTTCCtcataaattattaattataatgcaTTGGAATtgcctttactttttttattgCGCTCAGAAAAAAAGTATTGGTTTAAAATGTTTGTGATTAATATAGGAAGCTTTTAACACGTCTTTATGCAGAAtgggtaaatatttattatttttcattgctttcatattttaagtaaaattatatactGTGTTAGTAGTTCTAACTCCTCACATGCTGCCCCCCCCAccatttgtttgggtttttttgatcATGCATTCCTTTGAGCACCTGATCAAAATGAGATCCTCTTCCCCAgaaaatagacacacacagagcatTTTACCTTTGTTTCAGGGCTTTACAAACCTTATGAAGCCCATCCAGACATCAGGTAAAGAACCCTGTTATCTTATGGGTTTCCTGTTTCTAAAGGGCATTATGGACAATAGAAAACATATAgctaattaaaaacattaattttatatttattgtaaacATTGTTTATTATAGGAATTTCCAGATGTCTTGGAATGTACCGTATCTCATGCAGTAGAAAAGATAAATCctgatgaaagagaagaaatgaaagtttCTGGTAAATCCAGCCTTTACAACTTATTTTCTTATGCAGTGGAAATGATAGTGAGGTTTTGTCAGGCAGGGAGGAAAAGCCTTTCTTTGCTTCTGGTAAAGAGTGACTCAGTCACTAAGTGTGAGAAatataaagattcttttttaaaaacattttatttatttatttgagatagatagcaagtgagtgagggagagagaaagagagcgcgcGAGTGCGCACAAGTGgggagaagtgggagaagcagactctgctgaacagggagcctgacatggtgcttgatcccaggactctgggggcatgacctgagctgaaggcagacacttagccaactgagccacccaggcgcccctatatattcttttttaaacataatggAAACTCCCAAGAGAAAGTTATAGGAGGTCAGTTTTGGCTCCTTAAGTGGAGTCAGAAGAGGACTTCACCTTCCTATTCTTCATCATGGTCTCATTAATTTATATGTCAGACTTCAGGAAAACTAAGGTGGAGGAAACGGAAAGAATAAAGGGAAGGCTTAATAAGAGCAGTGTCTGTCCAAAGCAAGCATAGGCCCTTCCTTCCTGGTGGAAAAGTGCTGAGCAATGGCTGAAGTTGTCTGGAAGTATAGTCGGAAGTCTGGGCAACAAGTCgcatgaagagaaataaaatccatgttATACCCATTCAACAAATGTATCGAGTAATTATTTATGAGAGACCATGCTAAGctcaaggaataaaaaaaatgaagagatgagcTGTTCTTGCCCTCAGCTTACAGTCAGCATAGAATAGTCATTAAAAGCTTAAACTTAACTAGATTGAAATTCTTTGGTATGCAGATTACTGACTGGTATAATCTTGGGCTAACAAGTTatgtgacctctctgagcctcattttctcatctgtaaaatagggatgcgTCTGTTTCACAGGATTCTTTGtaaattagataaaaattttttaaaatgcacttagcacagtgcttagCAAAAAGTtaagtgctggggcacctgggtggctcagtgggttaaagcctctgccttcggctcaggtcatgatcccagggtcctgggatcgagccccgcatcgggttctctgctcagcagggagcctgcttcctcctctccctctgcctgtttctctgcctacttgtgatctctgtctgtcaaataaataaataaaatctttaaaaaaaaaaaaaaagttaagtgctAAGTAGCTGTTAACTTACTACCATTTGTAGTTTcgtgttggttgttatttttgaTTAGCGTGGACATGTAAGATGAGATAGGGCATTGTTTTTTTGACTCCATAATTACCACTTATTGAGTCCTGTTTTATACCAGGCACCATACTTAGTGCATTTTGGTTACATTTCTTCACATGATTCTCAAAACGATTCTACAAGGTAGAATTATCCCCATTGCACAagagatgttaaataacttgAAAGTTGTCATATAACCAGTAAGTGGTTGAACCGGGAATCCATCCAGGTATGCCTGACTCCAAAACCCATTTCTTTCTATTACTTTCACATTGCTTTTTGTGTTGGAAAGGAACTAAAAGCAACCTCTTCTCTGTGGTTGATTGCAGTTCCTCATGGTTTAGATCCATCTTGAAGCTCTTACGGGTTGTTCTCCGTTCTTAGAAGGCTTGAAATTTTTGATATATCAAAATTCTCCCCATATGAAGAGCTTTCCTTTCTCTACCAAGAATGCCTCTCGTTTCAGAGAAAGGAGACCATTTCTAATGGCACAAATTCGTGGCAAGAGGGATAGTGGTAGGGAGGGTTTCATGGAATATAATTATTGGAGCTATGGGTGAATTAAAGTGGTTAAGattggggcgcgtgggtggctcagtgggttggagcctctgccttcggctcggctcgggtcgtggtcccagggtcctgggggttctctgctcagcggggagcctgcttcctcctctctctctctctctgcctgcctcactgcctacttgtgatctctgtcaagtaaatggatggactcttttaaaaaagagtcatttTAAAGTGGTGAAGATTGACTCTTACCTGGTTGGTAGGGGAGTGGTGATGACTTTTAAATAGAGAAATCCAGTGAGGAAAACAATGCTTTAAGAAGATTATCTAGCAGTAGAAAGGAAAGGACAAATAAATGTACAAGGTAAATTTGTTATGTTTGTTGAATACATATTTACACTGTATACAATTTACATATAGATATTTCATTAgcccccttttctctccattcccttttctgattttctctaCTACTACTCTACCTATTTGTCTACTGAGTAAATTTAGAGTTTGAACAGTGAATTTACATAAAgtaaatctatataaataaatttgagtTTGAATCAAGTTAAAGCCTcaattttaatagaaaactaCTCTGCTTTCCTGGTAACCAAAGAAATGCCAATTAATGCAGTCCTGGataagtatatattatacatactaaATTGGCAAAAACTATATTTTTGATAGTGTCGTACGTTGTTaggagagcatttttttttttaagattttatttatttatttgacagagatcacaagtaggcagagaggcaggcagagagagaggaagggaagcaggctccctgctgagcagagagtccaatgcgggactccatcccaggaccctggaatcatgacctgagctgaaggcagaagctttaacccactgagccacccaggcgccccaagagagcAATTCTTAAGTTTTAATTAAGTTTAGTGGCTAGTTAAAGTTAAGTTTTTAGTTAAGTTTTAGTTGGCTAGTAAACTGGTACAAATCCTTTTATATAAAAGtaggaaataagtaaaatagaacaaaattcaggacacctgggtgctcagtcaattttggctcaggtcctaatctcagagtcctaggattgggCCTACATCCtgccatgctcagtggggaatctgcctctccctctccctctgcacctcctccaggtcatgctcgctctctctctctctttctctcaaataaataaataaaatctttaacaacaacaacaaaatccacaAAGAAGAGCATACCTTTTGACTCATACACATTTCTGACAGTTTGCCCTTGGGAAATGCTTCAGCAGAAAGTTGAACAAAGTAACAAGATGTTTATTTTAGCATtgtatgtgattaaaaaaaactgGAACTAATGTAAATGTTCAAAAAGTAGGAAATCATTTGAATTATACCCTATCAAAATTACAGAATAATGTTTAACTGTTAAAAAttagtatgtaaaaaaaaattagtatgtaaaattattcattaaaaatagagtaaaCAAAAACCTAGAGAGTGACTGCATTCAGTGATGAGActgttggcaatttttttttagtctgtctTTCTACTCTTGGgtttttctcatctctgtttttcccccattttttaaaatttaagttcagttaattaacatataatgtattgctAGTTTTGGAGGTAGAGTTCAATtgagtcatcagtcttatataagaCCCAGGGCTCCTTACATCACTTGCCCTTCCCAAGGCCCATTGCCCAGTTACCACATTCCCCAACGCCCCTCCGctcagtttttctcatttctagagTGAATTTATATTActactatgatttaaaaaaaaaaattcaaaagaacgAAAAACTTCATAAAgtagtaaaaaaatataaaggtaaaCTAAATAGAAGTAGAATAAATGTTATACCCTGCCCCATATGACCAAAAGCTAGAAGCTAAtgtctaaaaattaaaatgactgtaTTAGGAAGGTGGGATtgtgaggttttctttttgtttttcttcacattACAAGCAATTTTAGCATAgccttttattttagtttattggagaatgtatgtaatatattccatttccaataatatttaattcataaaaatgtacattttgagTAATTTGTATATTTGTGTGACCTGCCTtctaataaatggaaaattagtatttgcttttttgttttgacaaatgGATATTTTTTGGCAATTGgcatgtaatttaaaaatcacaatggaAAGGTACTTTCAtatcttaaaatgaaaaccataaaatcATGTGActaggaaagaaaagataattcattCAGGATTCTCTGTCAACTTAGTGTTGTGGGCAGTGTTGATACTGTCTTGTAAAATGTTACCAAAATGTAgtaatcagttttgttttttttgttacCCAGCAAAACTCTTCATTGTAGGATCAAACTCTTCATCATCGATGAGAAATGCAGTTGACATGGGTAAGCAAAAACTTTTTACCtccataactttattttttttttaaagattttttttattggacagagagggagacagcaggagagggagcacaagcagggggagtgggagagggagaagcaggctccccgctaagcagagagcctgatgcaggtcagttccagaaccctgagatcatgtcctgagctaaaggcagatgtttaaccgattgagccactcaggcacccaaccTTCATAACTTTAAATTAGTGTATGTGTATTAGTGTAGGTGTATTAGTTATATCTTGTGTTCAGGACCAGGTGAAAAAGAAGATGAGCTCATTccaactttactttttaaagttctagCCTAATTTCTTAAGACTTCTGTCAGATCATATGGACTTGTAGGttcatattttgatatatatgagGAGCATAAAAGATGTAACGTAATTGTTAACTATATGTTTGGAGATGAAGTTCTCCTTAACCATATTTCTTAGCCCTTATAGTACTATAGATAAAACCCCATGACCTACCATCGCCACAGTAGTAAAGCAAACATTCTCATCTTTGTTTACTTGGTTAGATTATTGTGATATTACAATTCAacgttttttcttttaaaatattcttccagTATTATAGGTGTTAAACACTTAAATAATTAGCTCTTTACTGTAACTATGGAATAaacaataatcatttaaaataaaccctttaaattatttttacagaaattaaatTATCTACCTCTATAAATATAGATTAGGACCATAAATTTAGTTTTTCAGAGTCTCAAAGCTGTTGTTTGCTGTGACTATCAGTTACAGAATATGAGGTCAGAATTCTTGTGATCATCCATAGAAGATACTATTAGAACTGgagaagaaaatttgaagataAAGAAGTTACCAAAAAATTCTTGGGGCCTAGGAAACAAGGAGATTGTTCCCTTTAGAAGGACTGTCAGAGCTGTGAGTCCCCAGGAAGGAAGCAGGTCAAAGAAACTGATCAGTCTGCCACACAGACCAAGTAGATGAACAgggatttgtaattttttaagggATGGCAGTGTTCTAAATGGTAGGTAAATTATGAAATTGaatgaaataatccaaataaGAAAACCAGTGAACTTTACGGACAAAATTTAGTGGGATACATGAGGGACATTAGAAATACTTGTTTTCATTATGTAGCAAATATTTATCCTATTTTCCTTCACATCAGCCTGTTCAGTTCTTGGAGTCGCACAGCTGGATTCTGTGATCATTGCTTCACCTCCTATTGAAGATGGAGTTAATCTCTCCTTGGAGCATTTGCAGCCTTACTGGGAAGAATTAGAAAACTTGGTTCAGAGCAAAAAGATTATTGCGATAGGTACCTCGGATCTAGACAAAACTCAGTTGGAACAGCTGTATCAGTGGGCACAGGTAAAGCACAGCTGGATCACAAGTTCTCTGGGAGGGGCCTGTCCTTTAGTCTTTGCTTCACACTCTTCAGTGTTGTGCTGGACACTCATGGGGGGCTATTCTAAATGCAGTTTGGCAAGCTTTATCTAAAGCACTGGCCTTTTTCATctcaaatgtatatttaattgaCCTTAGTATTAATCTCATTCAAAAGGAGTGAAAAAAGCACTAGAAAATGTGTGCTGAAGTGTTTATAGCCAAAATGAATTCAGACTATTTCcttcagttttacttttgttataaaaatactatatttttccTTAGATATGGTTAGGTCTTGGTTCTGATTTCTTAGGTGAGGGAATATcacatggaacaaataatttgCTCTTATTTGAAAGTATAAAAGACTTTTGGTTCAAGAATTCAGTAAGGAATAGGCGTCACAAATTAATCACTACCACCCTCTGGCCTCTAATCACGTACAGTATTATTTAGGGAAGGTACTTACCAGTATTTTACCTTtactctttgtatttttctttattccttttactTGATCCCCAGCCTTCTCTTTGCAGAGCTTTCAGTTTCTTATAGACGGGAAGACCTTAGAGAAAGTATTGTCCCTTCTCCCTTTAATTTAGTGAGAGCCAGAATATGGCTAAGATTCCGCTAGAGAGACTTGGGTGATGTGGAATGTATCTGTAAATTAACTAGAGCAGCTATTAGAAATTAtctaattctttttcaaaatgtgcctgatttataactgtattttatactttaatgCTAAATGTTCTTATCATTTCTATTTGATCCTTTACCTTTAAGACCTGTTCCCTCATTAGCTGGAATCATCACTTAGAACCATGTTTGTTTCTGAAGCAAATGTATTTGATTGAAGGAAAAGAGTTTCTAAGAGTATAGCACTCTATTGGCCTTCCCCCGCCTTCTAGAGCTTTCCTTTCCCTGTTACCACTAACATGAGTTTAAAAAGCATACATTAATAAGTATATTCATATaacaatgttttataaattttaagcaCTATAAAATGgagtctttcatattttctaaaattgtgtTCTTTCATTGCTTTCCACTTTTTGTAGTACTTAATTTTGTGCAATGTCA encodes the following:
- the GCLM gene encoding glutamate--cysteine ligase regulatory subunit, with the translated sequence MGTDSRAAGALLARARTLHLQTGNLLNWGRLRKKCPSTHSEELRDCIQKTLNEWSSQISPDLVREFPDVLECTVSHAVEKINPDEREEMKVSAKLFIVGSNSSSSMRNAVDMACSVLGVAQLDSVIIASPPIEDGVNLSLEHLQPYWEELENLVQSKKIIAIGTSDLDKTQLEQLYQWAQVKPNSNQVNLASCCVMPPDLTAFAKQFDIQLLTHNDPKELLSEASFQEALQESIPDIQAQEWVPLWLLRYSVIVKSRGIIKSKGYILQAKRRGS